The following coding sequences lie in one Oncorhynchus kisutch isolate 150728-3 linkage group LG27, Okis_V2, whole genome shotgun sequence genomic window:
- the LOC109885113 gene encoding glucose-induced degradation protein 8-B homolog isoform X1 has protein sequence MYPTWTLKESFEQFMMSYAEKPEEITREEWMEKLNNVHIQRADMNRLIMNYLVTEGFKEAAEKFRMESGIEPSVDLDSLDERIKIREMILKGQIQEAIALINSLHPELLDTNRYLYFHLQQQHLIELIRLRETEAALEFAQSQLAEQGEESRECLTEMERTLALLAFDNPEESPFGDLLNTMQRQKVWSEVNQSVLDYENRESTPKLAKLLKLLLWAQNELDQKKVKYPKMTDLSKGTIEDPK, from the exons ATGTATCCTACATGGACACTGAAAGAGAGCTTTG aACAATTCATGATGAGTTATGCTGAAAAGCCGGAGGAGATAacgagagaggagtggatggaaaAGCTCAACAATGTCCACATTCAGAGAGCCGACATGAACAGGCTCATCATGAACTACTTGGTGACAG AGGGGTTTAAGGAGGCAGCTGAGAAGTTCCGTATGGAGTCTGGAATTGAGCCCAGTGTGGACCTGGATTCTCTGGATGAGAGGATAAAGATCCGGGAGATGATCCTGAAGGGACAGATACAGGAAGCCATTGCACTCATCAACAGCCTGCACCCAGAACTGCTCGACACAAACCGCTACCTGTACTTTCACCTACAG cagcagcaccTGATTGAGCTGATCCGTCTGAGGGAGACTGAGGCAGCACTAGAGTTTGCTCAGTCCCAGCTGGCCGAGCagggggaggagagcagagagtgtctgacagagatggagagaacccTGGCCCTGCTGGCCTTCGACAACCCTGAGGAGTCGCCCTTCGGAGACCTCCTCAACACGATGCAGAGGCAGAAA GTATGGAGTGAAGTGAACCAGTCTGTGCTGGACTACGAGAACAGAGAGTCAACGCCCAAACTGGCCAAGCTCCTCAAACTGCTCCTGTGGGCTCAGAATGAACTTGACCAAAAGAAAGTCAAGTACCCCAAAATGACAGACCTCAGCAAGGGCACGATCGAGGACCCAAAGTGA
- the LOC109885113 gene encoding glucose-induced degradation protein 8-B homolog isoform X2, producing the protein MMSYAEKPEEITREEWMEKLNNVHIQRADMNRLIMNYLVTEGFKEAAEKFRMESGIEPSVDLDSLDERIKIREMILKGQIQEAIALINSLHPELLDTNRYLYFHLQQQHLIELIRLRETEAALEFAQSQLAEQGEESRECLTEMERTLALLAFDNPEESPFGDLLNTMQRQKVWSEVNQSVLDYENRESTPKLAKLLKLLLWAQNELDQKKVKYPKMTDLSKGTIEDPK; encoded by the exons ATGATGAGTTATGCTGAAAAGCCGGAGGAGATAacgagagaggagtggatggaaaAGCTCAACAATGTCCACATTCAGAGAGCCGACATGAACAGGCTCATCATGAACTACTTGGTGACAG AGGGGTTTAAGGAGGCAGCTGAGAAGTTCCGTATGGAGTCTGGAATTGAGCCCAGTGTGGACCTGGATTCTCTGGATGAGAGGATAAAGATCCGGGAGATGATCCTGAAGGGACAGATACAGGAAGCCATTGCACTCATCAACAGCCTGCACCCAGAACTGCTCGACACAAACCGCTACCTGTACTTTCACCTACAG cagcagcaccTGATTGAGCTGATCCGTCTGAGGGAGACTGAGGCAGCACTAGAGTTTGCTCAGTCCCAGCTGGCCGAGCagggggaggagagcagagagtgtctgacagagatggagagaacccTGGCCCTGCTGGCCTTCGACAACCCTGAGGAGTCGCCCTTCGGAGACCTCCTCAACACGATGCAGAGGCAGAAA GTATGGAGTGAAGTGAACCAGTCTGTGCTGGACTACGAGAACAGAGAGTCAACGCCCAAACTGGCCAAGCTCCTCAAACTGCTCCTGTGGGCTCAGAATGAACTTGACCAAAAGAAAGTCAAGTACCCCAAAATGACAGACCTCAGCAAGGGCACGATCGAGGACCCAAAGTGA